In Apostichopus japonicus isolate 1M-3 chromosome 5, ASM3797524v1, whole genome shotgun sequence, a single window of DNA contains:
- the LOC139967941 gene encoding uncharacterized protein: protein MMISSHYVSASSSWIEGTPSSLSSAITLLFDDNNARSEDSFEPCSVQRFSDVELRPKDEGTDFIPVTVTLQCEKEIQIATLEVVTNARHMEIYDNRGEYTCTVRGEKLTEEEECQGVNYKKTFVLEKSLPSCSLKLLSLAEKRCLKVSRLAVTVCKVSEESELILPKKHIDMVKVRQLLSTMSQPVPENVEHLMQTVEQYQENQSSVWSDIQQRAQESASRDTSASPMVGMLSMLSRSGELARLSSQTQGGNADSNALTEAMSKMMASASGRHGNAPGANNQLYQSLQGICKNVSQMRRDERQQTAKPDESEKAEKEASGSEKDQQSVPGSQGLAAMLQETMAAQLQALEERMMGRLEKRLDAFEKHIELRLNRIEVLVEQFAANNKNKQSESEGEQGYHGDVKNDEKAGEET from the exons ATGATGATTTCTTCACATTATGTATCAGCTTCGTCGTCTTGGATTGAAGGCACACCGTCTTCGCTTTCTTCGGCGATAACGTTACTGTTTGATGATAATAACGCCCGGTCTGAAGATAG TTTTGAGCCGTGTAGTGTCCAGAGATTTTCAGATGTCGAACTTAGACCCAAAGATGAGGGCACGGATTTCATACCGGTCACAGTTACTCTTCAGTGTGAGAAAGAGATACAGATCGCAACCTTGGAGGTTGTTACTAATGCACGACACATGGAAATCTATGATAATAGAGGGGAGTATACATGTACTGTCAGAGGAGAGAAGTTAACAGAGGAGGAGGAGTGTCAGGGTGTAAATTACAAGAAGACGTTTGTTTTGGAGAAGTCCCTACCTTCTTGCTCTTTAAAG CTGTTATCCTTAGCCGAGAAACGCTGCCTGAAGGTATCGAGACTGGCTGTGACGGTGTGCAAGGTCAGTGAAGAGTCCGAGCTAATTCTGCCGAAGAAGCATATTGACATGGTGAAAGTTCGCCAGTTACTTTCCACCATGTCACAACCCGTTCCAGAGAATGTCGAACATCTGATGCAAACTGTCGAACAGTATCAGGAG AATCAAAGTTCCGTGTGGAGCGATATACAGCAGCGAGCGCAAGAATCGGCCTCTCGGGACACCTCGGCGAGCCCCATGGTAGGAATGTTGTCAATGTTATCCAGGAGTGGTGAACTAGCCAGGCTTAGCTCACAAACACAAGGTGGCAATGCTGATTCTAATGCTTTGACAGAGGCTATGAGTAAAATGATGGCATCAGCTTCTGGTCGTCATGGCAATGCTCCCGGTGCAAACAACCAACTGTATCAATCTTTACAAGGGATCTGCAAGAATGTCTCTCAGATGCGACGTGACGAAAGACAGCAGACCGCCAAACCGGATGAAAGCGAGAAAGCGGAAAAAGAGGCTTCCGG ATCTGAGAAAGATCAGCAGTCTGTTCCCGGTAGCCAAGGATTAGCTGCGATGCTTCAAGAGACCATGGCTGCCCAACTACAAGCATTGGAAGAAAGAATGATGGGAAGACTGGAGAAGAGACTCGATGCTTTTGAAAAACATATAGAACTAAGATTGAACAGGATTGAGGTATTAGTTGAACAATTTGCTGCAAACAACAAGAATAAGCAGTCAGAATCTGAAGGAGAGCAAGGTTACCATGGAGACGTAAAGAATGATGAAAAGGCTGGAGAAGAGACATGA